The sequence CTTGTTCTCAAATCCATTCATTTTCAAGACATTCGCCAGTCGCAGCGATGTTATCTCGCGCCGCCCACAGAAAACATGCCTTTTATTCCCTACAGAGGTCCTGCAAACAACTGTCCTTACCTTGGCTATATCCCGCACTTGCAAGATGCGAATCTGCATCTGCCAGGACCCCTTCGATCGGGCCTCCGTCCCAAACATCGTTTCCCGTCCGACCGCCTCGTGTCACCGCATTACAATCTTTCCGTGCTTTCGCAACTGCGACCTCAGATGTTTATGTACCGTTCGAAGGCCTTGAATCATACCACAAACTTGAGCCATATAATAAACTTGGTTCGGAAACCTCGCTCACAACGCCGCTCCAAACACCTCTGCCCTTCTCAGATCCCTCAGACCCAACCGAACAGGATGCATCTCCGCTTATCGTTATCAGAGACTACTTGGCAACGAGGCCAAAGGCTTTACGCAGAGAGAAAAGCATTGGGGGCGATACCAATGAGATGCTTGCAAATTTAGACGTTAGCTTGACCGTTGGCATGTTCGACCGCGCCGCTCAGCTCGTTCATCGCCTATCCACTCTATACCCTCATGGCTCCCCCGAGATTGTCGACCTGcataataaatatatacgAATGATGGTATCGCATATGATTTTGAATCGTCGACCATCTTTGGTATGGGACGTACAAAAGTGGTTCGAAGTTCAAATGTTACAGCTGGCCAAAGTGGAACCAGATGCTACCACATATGCCTTGATGTTAAGGATGACTCTGCGCATGCTGCTTGGTCCAAGACGGGATCGTTCGGTTCGTCGATACTGGAAAATGGCGAAGGAAGCCAATGTTGAAGAAGAAGTGTTAGGCCTTCCAGTCCTTTCCGAAGCAGAGCTTGGCCTTCTATCAGAAATATGTTCCTCGGACTTCCAAGGGGCGGCTCTTGGTGATGTCAGCGAGTTACCAGACTCGACTCCACCCAAGCCTTCAGAGCTAGTTTCTCCGCTAGAAGATCTACCTGCGATGCCTGAGGTTAGGGCTACGTTGCAAAAGGGTTTTGGACTCACCTCTCTAAAGGAAACGCTGTCGCTATTTAATCAATCTAAAACCACCACGGAACCCGAAGCGGTAAGCTCGGAGTCCATCCGAGAAAGGCAACTTCGCTTAGAGCAGGATTCTGTCATCGCGGCTATGGAGCGCTGGCGGAAGGAGAGCGCGCAGCGAAACTCTAGGCCCTCAAACCCCACCGGAGGCGACAAACTCGGAGGTGTGTTGTGGGATTGGCACCAAAGCCTTCTCACGAGTATTGAAGGAGAGATTCAGTCCATTCTCAAAGCCCAAGAGAAAAAACGAAAAACATCAGAAGACAATGATCGATGCGAATATGCTCCTTTCATGAATTCCATTGGCCCGGATAGGCTTGCTGCCATTACAATCCTGGCAACAATGAACGCTTTGGGCAAGACTGGAATGAATAAGGGAATACGACTGACTCGGCTCATCATGCTTTTGGGAAGGGCTGTCCAGGAAGAATATGTAACTGATCGGATCCAGGAAACACCCTCTAAATCTGCGCCGCTCGACAGCGGGAGACGTGCAAAATTGGTGCAAGACCTTATACCATCGAATCGTGGTAGGAAGGGAGTCCGAGAGTCTTTGATTGAAAAATATAATGAAATTCACGAGCCCATCAAGTGGAGTGCGGCGGTGGAAGCTAAAATTGGATCTCTTTTAGCATCGATGCTCTTCTCTTCGACGAAAGTTGTTGTTAAACAACAGAACACCGAGACGGGCGAGATCACGTTCGTTAAACAGCCTGCCTTTCGCCACGTCTACCAACTAGAAAAAGGGCACAGCGTCGGATTTGTCCATATACATGATAGCGTTGTGGACAGATTTCGACGAGAACCTGCGAGTTCATTACTTGCGAAACATTTACCAATGGTGTCCCCCCCACAGCCTTGGACTTCATACCGTTACGGTGGCTTCCTAAACCAACCGACAATCATTATGCGGGCCCGATCAAATGACTCTCAGTGTTTGCAAAGGCAATATGTCAGAGCTGCCGCGAGTCGTGGTGACTTAGACGAGATTTTTGCAGGGTTAAATGTTCTAGGAAAGACTGGTTGGCGGATCAATAAACCAGTATTCGATGTGATGCTCGAAGCTTGGAACTCTGGTGACGAGCTGGCCGATATCGCTCCCGTGGACCCAAATCTTCCAGAACCTACGAAACCTGAAACCGACGATCCGGTGCAGCTCCGGGCGTATTATCGTTCCAAGACTCTCGTTGATAACAAACGGTCTGGATTGCACTCTCAAAGATGTTTCCAAAACCTCCAACTGGAGATTGCACGCGCGTACGTCGGTGAGACGTTTTACCTACCCCATAATATGGATTTCCGTGGCAGAGCGTATCCGCTACCTCCCTATTTCAACCAGATGGGTCCAGACATGTGTCGTGGACTGCTGCTCTTCAGCAAAGGCAGAGAGTTAGGTGAACGTGGCTTGAGGTGGCTTAAAATTCACATTGCCAACGTCTATGGGTATGATAAAGCCAGCTTCGACGAGCGGGCTCAGTTTGCTATGGACCATTTGGATGATGTGATTGACTCTGCAGAGAAAGGGTTAAACGGACGACGGTGGTGGCTTGAAGCTTCTGACCCTTTCCAGTGCCTGGCAGCTTGTATCGAACTTAAAAATGCACTTGCTTGCCCTGATCCCACCAAATACATATCTCATTTGCCCATTCACCAGGATGGTTCTTGTAACGGGCTACAGCACTACGCCGCCCTTGGCGGCGACATTATCGGTGCCCGCCAGGTGAACCTCGAACCGTCAGATCGTCCATCAGATATCTACTCGGCTGTGGCGGACCACGTTCGTCAATCCATCGCTCAAGAGGCCGCTGCCGGTAACCAGCTTGCAAAAATACTTGAGGACAAGGTCAACCGAAAGATTGTCAAGCAGACAGTGATGA is a genomic window of Coccidioides posadasii str. Silveira chromosome 3, complete sequence containing:
- the RPO41 gene encoding DNA-directed RNA polymerase (BUSCO:14986at4751~EggNog:ENOG410PJAJ~COG:K~BUSCO:393at33183) yields the protein MLSRAAHRKHAFYSLQRSCKQLSLPWLYPALARCESASARTPSIGPPSQTSFPVRPPRVTALQSFRAFATATSDVYVPFEGLESYHKLEPYNKLGSETSLTTPLQTPLPFSDPSDPTEQDASPLIVIRDYLATRPKALRREKSIGGDTNEMLANLDVSLTVGMFDRAAQLVHRLSTLYPHGSPEIVDLHNKYIRMMVSHMILNRRPSLVWDVQKWFEVQMLQLAKVEPDATTYALMLRMTLRMLLGPRRDRSVRRYWKMAKEANVEEEVLGLPVLSEAELGLLSEICSSDFQGAALGDVSELPDSTPPKPSELVSPLEDLPAMPEVRATLQKGFGLTSLKETLSLFNQSKTTTEPEAVSSESIRERQLRLEQDSVIAAMERWRKESAQRNSRPSNPTGGDKLGGVLWDWHQSLLTSIEGEIQSILKAQEKKRKTSEDNDRCEYAPFMNSIGPDRLAAITILATMNALGKTGMNKGIRLTRLIMLLGRAVQEEYVTDRIQETPSKSAPLDSGRRAKLVQDLIPSNRGRKGVRESLIEKYNEIHEPIKWSAAVEAKIGSLLASMLFSSTKVVVKQQNTETGEITFVKQPAFRHVYQLEKGHSVGFVHIHDSVVDRFRREPASSLLAKHLPMVSPPQPWTSYRYGGFLNQPTIIMRARSNDSQCLQRQYVRAAASRGDLDEIFAGLNVLGKTGWRINKPVFDVMLEAWNSGDELADIAPVDPNLPEPTKPETDDPVQLRAYYRSKTLVDNKRSGLHSQRCFQNLQLEIARAYVGETFYLPHNMDFRGRAYPLPPYFNQMGPDMCRGLLLFSKGRELGERGLRWLKIHIANVYGYDKASFDERAQFAMDHLDDVIDSAEKGLNGRRWWLEASDPFQCLAACIELKNALACPDPTKYISHLPIHQDGSCNGLQHYAALGGDIIGARQVNLEPSDRPSDIYSAVADHVRQSIAQEAAAGNQLAKILEDKVNRKIVKQTVMTNVYGVTFLGAIRQVQKQLNAFFPELSERNVVGKCATYITRKIFAALSSMFTGAHEIQFWLGDCANRITQSLGPEQIEALEAARQVPISGTSKAKKKAIIDDLSKRFLSTVIWTTPLKLPVVQPYREAKTRRVVTTLQTLSIKDPHSSDVVNRRKQLQAFPPNFIHSLDATHMMLSAIKCDELGLSFSAVHDSFWTHAGDIDTMNRVLRDAFVRMHSEDIVGRLASEFKARYSKHVYLAKLRPKSTVAQKISAWRKQNGKGKSREHQTDELLLEYKRLQLLRSTDELERIKGEAMVTPGSIFASCQNAEESLVSVQSLGVAAMGHISPEDEAASVDSMLDAEEDSNSSSEMFTADDPLDTAAEGPEEPSFKSERKKTSAAVWVWLPVTFRPIPSKGEFDVKRLKNSQYFFS